From the genome of Pseudomonas sp. TMP9, one region includes:
- the lolA gene encoding outer membrane lipoprotein chaperone LolA — MRLIRMLLLSVLSLTSVAAMADDEVAVQRLTELLNQAQTITARFSQLTLDGSGTQLQETSGQLALKRPGLFRWHTDAPMEQLLVSNGEKVWLYDPDLQQVTIQTLDQRLTHTPALLLSGDVSKIRENFEISHKEGGNVVDFILKPKSKDTLFDSLRLSFRNKVLNDMQLIDSIGQRTNILFLSVKMNEPQDDAQFTFEIPAGTDVIQE, encoded by the coding sequence ATGCGCCTGATTCGCATGTTGTTGCTGAGCGTATTAAGTCTTACCAGCGTGGCCGCTATGGCTGACGACGAAGTGGCGGTGCAGCGCTTAACCGAGCTGCTCAACCAAGCGCAGACCATTACGGCGCGTTTTTCCCAGCTGACCTTAGACGGCAGCGGCACCCAGCTGCAGGAAACTTCAGGCCAACTTGCGCTCAAGCGCCCGGGCTTGTTTCGCTGGCACACTGATGCTCCGATGGAGCAGTTACTGGTCTCCAACGGTGAGAAAGTCTGGCTGTATGACCCGGACTTGCAGCAAGTGACCATCCAGACGTTGGATCAGCGCTTGACCCACACCCCAGCGTTGTTGCTTTCTGGTGACGTTTCAAAAATTCGTGAGAACTTCGAAATCAGCCACAAAGAAGGCGGCAATGTGGTCGATTTCATTCTTAAACCAAAATCTAAAGACACCCTGTTCGACAGCCTGCGTCTGTCGTTTCGTAACAAGGTGCTCAACGATATGCAGCTGATCGACAGTATCGGTCAACGCACCAACATTCTTTTCCTCAGCGTGAAAATGAATGAGCCGCAGGACGATGCGCAGTTCACGTTTGAGATCCCGGCCGGCACGGACGTGATTCAAGAGTAA
- the ftsK gene encoding DNA translocase FtsK produces the protein MKKSSPTAQLPLWRQQLPYRLKEGALIGLGALCLYLWMALLTYDAVDPGWTHTSNVEQVQNAAGRAGAWFADVLFMALGYFAYLFPLLLAVKTLQVFRARHQPWQWSGWLFSWRLIGLVFLVLSGAALAFIHFDVNTSMPASAGGALGESIGVLATAALNIQGSTLLFIALFLFGLTVFTDLSWFKVMDLTGKITLDLLELIQNLANRWWSARVERKELAAQLREVDERVSEVSAPIVLDRSEQAKVKERLIAREESLNKHMTDRVNRPAPVITPQAAPKAAEPSKRVLKEKQAPLFVDSAIEGTLPPISILDPAEVKKVAYSPESLAGVGHLLEIKLKEFGVEVSVDSIHPGPVITRYEIQPAAGVKVSRISNLAKDLARSLAVPSVRVVEVIPGKTTVGIEIPNEDRQIVRFSEVLSSPEYDDAKSPVTLALGHDIAGKPIITDLARMPHLLVAGTTGSGKSVGVNAMILSILFKSTPEEARLIMIDPKMLELSIYEGIPHLLCPVVTDMKEAANALRWSVAEMERRYKLMSKMGVRNLAGFNRKVKDAIDAGEPLPDPLYKRESIHDEAPLLKPLPTIVVVVDEFADMMMIVGKKVEELIARIAQKARAAGIHLILATQRPSVDVITGLIKANIPTRMAFQVSSKIDSRTILDQGGAEQLLGHGDMLYMPPGTSLPIRVHGAFVSDEEVHRVVEAWKQRGTPDYIEEILNGAEEAGSGFEGSGEGGDDSETDALYDEAVNFVLESRRASISAVQRKLKIGYNRAARMIEAMEMAGVVTSMNTNGSREVIAPSPVRD, from the coding sequence TTGAAGAAATCTAGCCCAACCGCACAACTCCCTCTCTGGCGTCAGCAGCTCCCTTATCGATTAAAAGAAGGCGCGCTGATTGGCTTAGGCGCACTCTGCCTTTACCTGTGGATGGCGCTGCTTACCTATGACGCAGTGGACCCAGGCTGGACTCATACCAGCAATGTCGAGCAAGTACAGAACGCCGCCGGTCGAGCTGGCGCTTGGTTCGCTGATGTTTTATTTATGGCATTGGGCTACTTCGCGTACCTGTTCCCGCTGTTGCTGGCGGTAAAAACGTTGCAAGTATTCCGCGCCCGTCATCAGCCATGGCAGTGGAGTGGTTGGCTGTTTTCTTGGCGGCTGATTGGTTTGGTGTTCTTGGTCTTATCAGGCGCGGCGCTGGCCTTTATCCATTTTGATGTGAACACCTCCATGCCGGCTTCTGCTGGCGGTGCTCTAGGTGAAAGCATTGGGGTGTTAGCAACGGCCGCACTCAACATCCAGGGCAGCACGCTGTTGTTTATTGCTTTGTTTCTGTTTGGGCTGACGGTGTTTACTGACCTGTCCTGGTTCAAAGTGATGGACCTCACAGGCAAAATCACCCTGGATTTACTTGAGCTGATTCAAAACTTGGCCAACCGCTGGTGGAGTGCGCGAGTTGAGCGCAAAGAATTGGCGGCGCAGCTGCGTGAAGTTGACGAGCGCGTCAGTGAAGTGTCCGCACCGATCGTGCTGGACCGCAGCGAGCAGGCCAAAGTCAAAGAACGCTTGATTGCGCGCGAGGAGTCGCTAAACAAACATATGACTGATCGGGTCAACCGCCCGGCCCCTGTCATCACACCACAGGCGGCACCAAAAGCTGCAGAACCTAGCAAGCGCGTCCTGAAAGAGAAGCAGGCGCCGCTGTTCGTTGACAGCGCCATCGAGGGCACGCTGCCGCCGATTTCCATACTTGACCCCGCAGAAGTCAAAAAGGTTGCTTACTCCCCTGAGTCGTTGGCGGGAGTGGGCCATTTACTGGAGATTAAGCTTAAGGAATTCGGTGTCGAGGTCTCGGTTGACTCGATTCATCCGGGCCCGGTGATCACTCGCTACGAAATTCAACCAGCCGCCGGGGTAAAAGTCAGCCGCATTTCAAACCTGGCCAAAGACTTGGCCCGTTCATTGGCCGTGCCCAGTGTGCGTGTGGTGGAAGTCATCCCTGGCAAGACCACCGTAGGCATCGAAATACCCAACGAAGACCGTCAAATCGTGCGGTTCTCAGAGGTGTTGTCATCCCCCGAATATGACGATGCCAAATCCCCGGTAACCTTGGCCTTGGGTCACGACATTGCGGGCAAGCCGATCATCACGGACTTGGCACGCATGCCGCACTTGTTGGTCGCAGGCACCACCGGCTCGGGTAAATCGGTCGGGGTCAACGCCATGATCCTGTCGATTTTGTTTAAGTCCACGCCGGAAGAGGCGCGCTTAATCATGATCGACCCGAAAATGCTCGAATTATCGATCTATGAGGGTATTCCGCACCTGTTATGCCCGGTAGTGACCGACATGAAGGAAGCCGCCAACGCGCTGCGCTGGTCGGTGGCCGAAATGGAGCGTCGTTATAAGCTGATGTCGAAAATGGGTGTGCGTAACTTGGCGGGCTTCAACCGCAAAGTTAAGGATGCCATCGATGCTGGTGAACCACTGCCCGACCCGCTGTACAAGCGCGAAAGCATCCACGACGAAGCGCCGCTGCTGAAACCTCTGCCTACCATCGTGGTAGTGGTCGACGAATTCGCCGACATGATGATGATCGTCGGTAAAAAAGTTGAAGAGCTGATTGCGCGCATCGCGCAGAAAGCCCGTGCGGCGGGGATTCACTTGATTCTCGCGACCCAGCGACCTTCAGTGGATGTGATCACCGGTTTGATCAAAGCCAACATTCCAACGCGCATGGCCTTCCAGGTATCTAGCAAGATCGACTCGCGAACCATCCTTGATCAAGGCGGCGCTGAACAGTTGTTGGGCCACGGTGACATGCTTTACATGCCGCCGGGCACCAGTTTGCCTATCCGTGTCCACGGCGCGTTTGTTTCTGATGAAGAAGTCCACCGCGTGGTCGAAGCCTGGAAGCAGCGCGGTACGCCAGACTATATTGAAGAAATTCTTAACGGTGCTGAGGAGGCCGGTAGTGGCTTCGAAGGCAGCGGTGAGGGTGGTGACGATAGCGAAACAGATGCGCTGTACGATGAGGCGGTCAATTTCGTCTTGGAAAGCCGCCGGGCCTCTATTTCGGCGGTGCAGCGCAAGCTGAAAATCGGCTATAACCGCGCCGCACGCATGATCGAAGCCATGGAAATGGCCGGTGTGGTTACCTCAATGAACACAAATGGCTCTCGCGAGGTCATAGCACCTAGCCCCGTTCGCGATTAA
- the trxB gene encoding thioredoxin-disulfide reductase, which produces MSEVKHSRLIILGSGPAGYSAAVYAARANLKPVIITGIQPGGQLTTTTEVDNWPGDVQGLTGPALMERMQKHAERFDTEILHDHIHTAELQSRPFTLKGDSGTYTCDALIIATGASAQYLGLPSEEAFAGKGVSACATCDGFFYRNQVVAVIGGGNTAVEEALYLSNIAKEVHLVHRRDKLRSEKILQDKLFDKATNGNVVLHWNHSLEEVLGDNTGVTGARLKDAQTGITTDLPLSGVFIAIGHKPNTDLFQGQLEMRDGYLLIKGGNEGNATATSIEGVFAAGDVADHVYRQAITSAGAGCMAALDVEKFLDDN; this is translated from the coding sequence ATGAGCGAAGTCAAGCATTCACGCTTGATCATTCTGGGTTCCGGTCCTGCCGGTTATAGCGCTGCCGTTTACGCTGCCCGCGCCAACCTCAAACCCGTGATCATTACCGGCATTCAGCCGGGTGGCCAACTGACCACTACCACTGAAGTCGACAATTGGCCGGGTGACGTTCAAGGTCTAACCGGCCCAGCACTCATGGAGCGCATGCAAAAACATGCCGAGCGCTTCGATACCGAGATTCTCCACGACCATATCCACACCGCCGAGTTGCAGTCACGTCCCTTCACCTTGAAAGGTGATAGCGGTACCTACACCTGCGATGCGCTGATCATTGCCACTGGTGCATCGGCGCAATACTTGGGCTTGCCCTCGGAAGAAGCATTTGCCGGCAAGGGCGTATCCGCTTGCGCCACCTGCGATGGCTTTTTCTACCGCAACCAAGTGGTTGCAGTGATTGGCGGTGGCAACACCGCCGTTGAGGAGGCCTTGTACCTGTCGAATATCGCCAAAGAAGTTCACTTGGTGCACCGCCGCGACAAGCTGCGTTCGGAGAAAATCCTCCAGGACAAGCTCTTCGACAAAGCCACCAACGGCAATGTGGTGCTGCACTGGAATCATTCGTTGGAAGAAGTGCTGGGCGATAACACCGGCGTTACCGGTGCGCGCCTCAAGGATGCACAAACAGGTATCACCACCGACCTGCCGTTATCAGGTGTATTCATCGCTATCGGTCATAAACCCAATACCGATTTATTCCAAGGGCAACTGGAGATGCGCGACGGCTATTTACTTATTAAAGGTGGCAATGAGGGCAATGCCACCGCCACCAGTATTGAAGGCGTGTTTGCTGCCGGCGACGTGGCCGATCACGTTTATCGCCAAGCCATCACCTCCGCTGGCGCAGGTTGCATGGCAGCGCTGGATGTCGAGAAATTCCTCGACGACAATTAA
- the aat gene encoding leucyl/phenylalanyl-tRNA--protein transferase, with the protein MLTWLQRDSLTFPPLNKALREPNGLLAAGGDLRPERLVQAYRHGCFPWFQDGQPILWWSPDPRTVLLPDALHISRSLAKVLRQGRYQVTFDHAFAEVIRACAAPRSYAAETWITSPMQNAYLELHKRGVAHSVEVWCDGELSGGLYGLAMGQLFFGESMFSRGDNASKVGFVSLVQHLKDWGFVLIDCQMQTDHLLSLGAQTISRADFSRYLSQHLDQPNQADWAA; encoded by the coding sequence ATGCTGACTTGGCTGCAACGCGACTCGCTGACATTCCCGCCGCTGAACAAAGCGCTGCGCGAGCCCAATGGCCTGCTGGCTGCCGGCGGTGATCTGCGGCCTGAGCGCTTGGTTCAGGCTTATCGCCACGGTTGCTTCCCTTGGTTTCAGGATGGGCAGCCGATTCTCTGGTGGTCGCCGGATCCGCGCACTGTTTTGCTGCCCGACGCGCTGCACATCTCACGCAGCTTAGCCAAAGTGCTGCGTCAAGGTCGTTACCAGGTGACCTTTGACCATGCGTTTGCCGAGGTGATTCGCGCCTGCGCAGCACCACGCAGTTATGCAGCTGAAACGTGGATCACCAGCCCCATGCAGAACGCCTACCTTGAATTGCATAAGCGCGGCGTAGCGCACTCAGTCGAAGTTTGGTGCGATGGCGAACTATCAGGCGGCCTATACGGCCTGGCCATGGGCCAGCTCTTTTTTGGTGAGTCGATGTTCAGCCGTGGGGATAACGCCTCTAAAGTTGGCTTTGTCAGCTTGGTTCAGCATTTGAAAGATTGGGGCTTTGTGTTGATTGATTGCCAGATGCAAACAGATCACCTGCTCAGCCTTGGCGCTCAGACGATTTCACGCGCGGATTTTTCCCGTTACCTGAGTCAGCATCTTGACCAACCTAATCAGGCTGACTGGGCTGCCTAG
- a CDS encoding arginyltransferase encodes MTELARLKFYATQPHPCSYLPDEEATTLFLDPSRPMDADVYAELSEMGFRRSGDHLYRPHCQRCSACVPARIPAAQFSPNRQQRRIFKRNQDLEIRLVKPAFTEEYYELYVRYIEQRHADGDMYPPNREQFATFLVRDLVFTRFYEFRENNRLLAVAVTDVLPNGLSAVYTFYEPSEERRSLGRFAILWQIAEATRLELRAVYLGYWIKNCRKMSYKTQYRPIELFINQRWISA; translated from the coding sequence ATGACTGAGCTGGCCCGCCTGAAGTTTTACGCCACTCAACCACACCCCTGCAGCTACCTGCCTGACGAGGAAGCTACAACGTTATTCCTCGACCCCAGTCGGCCCATGGATGCGGATGTCTACGCTGAGCTGTCAGAAATGGGCTTTCGGCGCAGCGGTGACCACCTTTACCGCCCCCACTGCCAGCGCTGTTCAGCCTGTGTTCCGGCGCGCATTCCTGCTGCGCAGTTCAGCCCTAATCGCCAACAACGTCGTATATTCAAACGCAATCAAGACCTTGAAATACGCTTGGTTAAACCGGCATTTACCGAAGAATATTACGAGCTTTATGTACGCTACATCGAACAACGCCATGCTGATGGCGATATGTACCCGCCAAACCGCGAACAATTCGCGACATTTCTCGTACGTGATCTGGTCTTTACCCGCTTTTATGAATTCCGCGAGAATAACCGTCTCCTGGCTGTAGCCGTCACTGATGTGCTACCCAATGGGTTGTCTGCGGTGTACACCTTTTATGAGCCCAGCGAGGAACGACGCAGCCTCGGGCGCTTTGCCATCCTCTGGCAAATTGCCGAAGCAACCCGCTTAGAGCTGCGAGCGGTGTATCTGGGTTATTGGATCAAAAACTGTCGCAAGATGAGTTACAAGACCCAATACCGCCCTATCGAGCTGTTTATTAATCAGCGCTGGATCAGCGCTTAA
- the infA gene encoding translation initiation factor IF-1 → MSKEDSFEMEGTVVDTLPNTMFRVELENGHVVTAHISGKMRKNYIRILTGDKVRVELTPYDLSKGRITYRAR, encoded by the coding sequence ATGTCGAAAGAAGACAGCTTCGAAATGGAAGGCACTGTCGTCGACACCCTGCCCAACACCATGTTTCGTGTGGAGTTGGAAAATGGGCACGTCGTTACTGCGCACATCTCCGGAAAGATGCGCAAAAATTACATCCGCATTCTCACTGGTGACAAAGTTCGTGTTGAACTTACGCCTTATGACTTGAGCAAAGGGCGTATCACTTACCGCGCCCGTTAA
- the clpA gene encoding ATP-dependent Clp protease ATP-binding subunit ClpA → MLNRELEVTLNLAFKEARTKRHEFMTVEHLLLALLDNEAAAGVLRACGASLDKLRQELQEFIDSTTPLIPQHDEERETQPTLGFQRVLQRAVFHVQSSGKREVTGANVLVAIFSEQESQAVFLLKQQSVARIDVVNFIAHGISKVPGHSGHAESEQEMPDEEGGESASSSNPLDAYASNLNELARQGRIDPLVGRELEVERVAQILARRRKNNPLLVGEAGVGKTAIAEGLAKRIVDNQVPDLLADSVVYSLDLGALLAGTKYRGDFEKRLKALLNELRKRPHAILFIDEIHTIIGAGAASGGVMDASNLLKPMLSSGEIRCIGSTTYQEFRGIFEKDRALARRFQKVDVVEPSVEDTIGILRGLKGRFEQHHGIEYSDEALRAAAELASRYINDRHMPDKAIDVIDEAGAYQRLQPVDKRLTRIDVAQVEAIVAKIARIPPKHVSSSDKELLRNLERDLKLTVFGQDAAIDSLSTAIKLSRAGLKAPDKPVGSFLFAGPTGVGKTEAARQLSKALGVELIRFDMSEYMERHTVSRLIGAPPGYVGFDQGGLLTEAITKTPHCVLLLDEIEKAHPEVFNLLLQVMDHGTLTDNNGRKADFRNVIVIMTTNAGAETAARASIGFTHQDHTSDAMEVIKKSFTPEFRNRLDTIIQFGRLSHEVIKSIVDKFLTELQAQLEDKHVTLEVSNAARSWLAESGYDVQMGARPMARLIQDKIKRPLAEEILFGELADHGGVVNIDIENGELTFDFETTAELA, encoded by the coding sequence ATGTTAAATCGAGAGCTCGAAGTCACCCTCAATCTGGCTTTTAAGGAGGCTCGTACCAAGCGTCATGAATTTATGACGGTTGAGCACTTGCTACTGGCCCTCCTAGATAACGAGGCCGCCGCCGGTGTTTTGCGCGCGTGCGGGGCCAGCCTAGATAAACTGCGGCAAGAACTGCAGGAATTTATTGACTCCACCACACCGCTGATTCCGCAGCATGATGAAGAGCGCGAGACGCAGCCTACGCTGGGTTTTCAGCGTGTTCTGCAACGCGCAGTGTTTCACGTACAAAGCTCCGGCAAACGTGAAGTGACCGGAGCCAACGTACTGGTCGCTATTTTTAGCGAACAGGAAAGCCAAGCGGTATTTCTGCTTAAGCAGCAGAGCGTCGCGCGCATCGATGTGGTCAACTTTATTGCTCACGGCATCTCCAAGGTCCCTGGTCACAGCGGTCATGCGGAAAGCGAACAAGAAATGCCGGACGAAGAGGGTGGCGAATCCGCCAGCTCCAGCAACCCTCTGGATGCTTACGCCAGTAACCTGAATGAGTTGGCTCGCCAAGGTCGCATTGACCCTTTGGTGGGTCGTGAACTTGAAGTTGAGCGCGTCGCGCAGATTCTCGCCCGTCGGCGAAAAAATAATCCGCTACTAGTCGGTGAAGCCGGAGTGGGTAAAACAGCCATCGCCGAGGGTTTGGCTAAACGCATTGTCGACAACCAAGTACCTGATCTGCTTGCCGACAGCGTGGTCTACTCACTTGACCTCGGTGCGCTCCTAGCGGGCACCAAATACCGTGGTGACTTCGAGAAGCGCCTCAAGGCGCTACTCAATGAGCTGCGCAAGCGTCCGCACGCCATCCTGTTTATTGATGAAATCCACACCATCATCGGTGCCGGTGCAGCGTCGGGTGGGGTAATGGATGCGTCCAATCTGCTCAAGCCTATGCTGTCATCGGGTGAAATTCGCTGCATCGGTTCGACGACCTACCAAGAGTTTCGCGGCATCTTTGAGAAAGACCGTGCTCTGGCGCGGCGCTTCCAAAAAGTTGACGTGGTTGAGCCTTCGGTCGAAGACACCATTGGCATCCTGCGAGGGCTCAAGGGCCGCTTCGAACAACACCACGGCATTGAGTACAGCGATGAGGCTCTGCGTGCAGCCGCCGAGCTCGCCTCACGTTATATCAATGACCGGCACATGCCGGACAAAGCCATCGATGTGATTGACGAAGCCGGTGCCTACCAGCGCCTGCAGCCAGTCGATAAGCGGTTGACCCGTATTGATGTGGCGCAGGTCGAAGCTATAGTGGCGAAAATAGCGCGTATTCCGCCAAAGCATGTCAGCAGCTCGGACAAAGAACTGCTGCGTAACCTTGAGCGTGATCTGAAGCTCACGGTGTTTGGTCAAGATGCCGCAATTGATTCACTCTCAACTGCAATCAAGCTGTCACGCGCAGGGCTGAAAGCGCCTGACAAGCCAGTGGGTTCTTTCCTTTTTGCCGGCCCTACCGGGGTTGGTAAAACCGAGGCAGCGCGGCAATTGTCCAAGGCGCTGGGTGTTGAGCTGATTCGCTTTGACATGTCCGAGTACATGGAGCGTCACACTGTTTCACGGCTGATTGGTGCGCCGCCGGGCTATGTTGGTTTTGATCAGGGCGGTTTGCTGACTGAGGCAATCACTAAAACGCCGCACTGCGTGCTGCTGCTTGATGAGATCGAGAAGGCTCACCCGGAAGTCTTTAACCTGCTGTTGCAGGTCATGGATCACGGCACCCTGACGGATAACAACGGGCGCAAAGCAGATTTCCGTAACGTAATTGTGATCATGACCACCAATGCCGGTGCTGAAACAGCCGCGCGTGCCTCTATTGGCTTCACTCACCAGGATCACACGTCTGATGCCATGGAAGTGATCAAGAAAAGCTTTACGCCGGAGTTCCGCAACCGTCTGGACACCATTATTCAGTTCGGCCGTCTGAGCCATGAGGTGATCAAAAGTATCGTCGACAAGTTCCTTACCGAACTGCAGGCGCAGCTTGAGGACAAACACGTCACGCTGGAAGTCAGCAACGCCGCGCGAAGCTGGTTGGCGGAAAGTGGATATGACGTTCAGATGGGCGCTCGACCGATGGCGCGGCTTATCCAGGACAAGATCAAGCGGCCGCTTGCTGAAGAGATCCTATTTGGTGAGCTGGCTGATCATGGTGGCGTCGTGAATATCGATATCGAAAACGGTGAGTTGACCTTCGATTTCGAAACCACAGCTGAGCTTGCCTAA
- the clpS gene encoding ATP-dependent Clp protease adapter ClpS, producing MHARSQIRLTFNQDRPADYEDDSVGIAVQESKPDLQAPPMYKVILFNDDYTPMDFVVEILEGFFSLNREQATKIMLTVHTEGRAVCGVFTRDIAETKATQVNQYARESQHPLLCEIEKDG from the coding sequence ATGCATGCACGTAGCCAGATTCGACTAACATTCAATCAGGATCGCCCCGCAGATTATGAGGACGATTCCGTGGGCATAGCTGTCCAGGAATCCAAGCCTGATCTGCAGGCTCCTCCCATGTATAAAGTGATTTTGTTTAACGACGACTACACCCCTATGGATTTTGTGGTCGAGATACTCGAGGGGTTTTTCAGCCTTAACCGAGAGCAGGCGACCAAAATCATGCTGACCGTCCATACAGAGGGGCGTGCAGTGTGTGGAGTGTTCACCCGTGATATTGCTGAAACCAAAGCAACACAGGTGAATCAATATGCGAGAGAGAGCCAGCATCCGCTACTCTGTGAAATTGAGAAGGACGGTTAA
- the cspD gene encoding cold shock domain-containing protein CspD, which yields MVSGKVKWFNNAKGYGFILADGQDDDLFAHYSAIQMDGYKTLKAGQPVSFDIIQGPKGLHAVNIGGPSVTTDAPSPVKQAQGLTAEA from the coding sequence ATGGTTAGCGGTAAGGTCAAGTGGTTCAACAACGCTAAAGGCTACGGATTCATCCTCGCTGATGGTCAAGATGACGACCTGTTCGCCCACTACTCGGCCATCCAAATGGACGGCTATAAAACGCTGAAGGCTGGCCAGCCGGTAAGCTTCGATATTATTCAAGGCCCCAAAGGGCTGCATGCGGTTAACATCGGCGGGCCTAGCGTCACCACTGACGCCCCTTCCCCAGTCAAGCAAGCCCAAGGCTTAACTGCAGAAGCCTGA
- the icd gene encoding NADP-dependent isocitrate dehydrogenase has product MGYQKIQVPAIGDKITVNADTSLNVPNNPIIPFIEGDGIGVDISPVMIKVVDAAVHKAYGGERKISWMEVYAGEKATQIYDQDTWLPQETLDAVKDYVVSIKGPLTTPVGGGIRSLNVALRQQLDLYVCLRPVRWFEGVPSPVKKPQDVDMTIFRENSEDIYAGIEWKAGSPEAIKVIKFLKEEMGVTKIRFDQDCGIGVKPVSKEGTKRLARKALQYVIDNDRESLTIVHKGNIMKFTEGAFKEWAYEIAAEEFGATLLDGGPWMQFKNPKSGRNVIVKDAIADAMLQQILLRPAEYDVIATLNLNGDYLSDALAAEVGGIGIAPGANLSDTIAMFEATHGTAPKYAGKDQVNPGSLILSAEMMLRHMGWTEAADLIIKGTNGAISAKTVTYDFERLMDGAKLLSCSAFGDAMISHM; this is encoded by the coding sequence ATGGGATACCAAAAGATCCAAGTGCCAGCAATCGGTGACAAAATCACCGTTAATGCCGATACCTCTCTGAACGTACCGAACAATCCAATCATCCCGTTTATCGAGGGTGATGGCATAGGTGTTGATATCAGTCCAGTGATGATCAAAGTCGTTGATGCAGCCGTGCACAAAGCCTACGGCGGCGAGCGCAAGATCTCCTGGATGGAAGTCTACGCCGGCGAAAAAGCCACTCAGATTTACGACCAAGACACCTGGCTGCCCCAGGAAACGCTGGACGCGGTCAAAGATTACGTCGTTTCCATCAAAGGCCCGTTGACCACGCCCGTGGGCGGCGGTATTCGTTCACTCAACGTGGCCCTGCGTCAGCAGTTGGACCTCTACGTCTGCCTGCGTCCAGTACGTTGGTTCGAAGGCGTGCCTAGCCCAGTGAAAAAACCGCAAGACGTCGACATGACCATCTTCCGTGAGAACTCGGAAGACATCTATGCCGGCATCGAGTGGAAGGCCGGCTCGCCGGAAGCGATCAAAGTCATCAAATTCCTCAAAGAGGAAATGGGTGTTACCAAGATCCGCTTTGACCAAGACTGCGGTATCGGCGTTAAGCCGGTTTCCAAAGAAGGCACCAAGCGCCTTGCCCGCAAAGCACTGCAGTACGTGATTGATAATGATCGCGAATCGCTGACCATCGTGCATAAAGGCAATATCATGAAGTTCACCGAAGGTGCCTTCAAAGAGTGGGCCTACGAAATTGCTGCTGAAGAGTTCGGCGCCACCTTGCTCGACGGTGGCCCTTGGATGCAGTTCAAGAATCCGAAAAGTGGCAGAAACGTCATCGTCAAAGACGCTATCGCTGACGCCATGCTGCAACAGATTCTACTGCGTCCCGCTGAGTACGACGTAATCGCCACCCTGAATCTCAATGGCGACTATCTGTCTGACGCGTTGGCCGCTGAAGTTGGCGGTATTGGTATTGCGCCTGGCGCCAACCTCTCCGACACCATCGCGATGTTCGAAGCCACCCACGGCACTGCACCGAAGTACGCCGGCAAGGACCAAGTGAACCCAGGTTCGCTGATCCTTTCCGCTGAAATGATGCTGCGCCATATGGGCTGGACTGAAGCCGCTGATCTGATCATTAAGGGCACCAATGGCGCTATCTCGGCCAAGACTGTGACCTATGACTTTGAGCGCCTGATGGACGGTGCCAAGCTGCTGTCTTGCTCGGCATTCGGTGACGCCATGATTTCGCACATGTAA